One genomic segment of Desulfocapsa sulfexigens DSM 10523 includes these proteins:
- a CDS encoding TlpA family protein disulfide reductase, with amino-acid sequence MKRNCYSRCAGVFFATVLVLMLFVQPAAAASKMPSFVLSDVVTGDAVNSKLFSGKTLLVTFFATWCPPCMQEVPDLIRLHEKYRANGFSVVALSVDEGGPKAVKKLVEKRSINYPVLMADRSTARDFGGVVGIPTSFLVNSQGTVVKKYPGYVPHVVLENDIKSIMN; translated from the coding sequence ATGAAACGAAATTGCTATTCCCGTTGCGCGGGGGTGTTTTTTGCAACTGTTCTTGTGCTGATGCTCTTTGTCCAACCAGCCGCTGCGGCATCAAAAATGCCTTCCTTCGTTCTTTCCGATGTGGTGACAGGTGATGCTGTTAATAGTAAACTTTTTTCAGGCAAGACCCTTTTGGTGACCTTTTTTGCCACCTGGTGTCCTCCCTGTATGCAGGAAGTTCCTGACCTGATCCGTCTCCATGAAAAATACAGAGCTAACGGCTTTTCAGTTGTTGCCCTCTCGGTAGATGAAGGCGGACCGAAGGCGGTTAAGAAATTAGTTGAAAAACGCTCTATAAATTATCCCGTACTCATGGCGGACAGATCGACAGCCCGTGATTTTGGTGGTGTTGTGGGGATCCCTACTTCTTTTCTGGTGAATAGTCAGGGGACCGTGGTGAAGAAATATCCCGGTTATGTTCCGCATGTTGTGCTTGAAAATGATATCAAG